In Podospora pseudopauciseta strain CBS 411.78 chromosome 3, whole genome shotgun sequence, one genomic interval encodes:
- a CDS encoding hypothetical protein (COG:M; EggNog:ENOG503NZ6Q) encodes MSHSWNENEAIGIETSTWVRSTDVSQANYPSKKTNSKHDNEEKFDRNAIDGGNLRAHIQALTDSEETSSVLFCPHMWQRYLVRFVAFTATLPAVLLLWAAYYQGRTIVSYWTGDESSYIALSRLQMLSATLFFLVEILWAVDQLLVAWQIKSYSFFGTWRPRLRLLGENNLPSVDVVICICKESEAMVYGTVLAAFDLDYPLDKLRVIVTDDGGDSAVESGLAALRSRVGNVFYTSNYGKATEKPPGVKAANLNNALQFIDSLPGGRAELIAVLDVDMIPDRAWLRATIPHFYPAGGYQEDGKEIGLVCGVQTFYNIPDNDPTNQSNSLRVKCYHPIQDQAGKGQCAGSGWVMRRKALDDLPGGQFPTTCVCEDFYTQFLLGQTNHWITAAVAEYLQCGLVPDTYQAQLKQYTRWYLSNLAVQDLHQLSGHSWISLLEKLVWKAPVTMVGLMMMHLKPHLATLQLILFPLLFLTKTPLIVTSPDRSEELIRLLRIHAGSVFFSYLHHVHVGVMAGYRASIMDWGMTKWLSPHYTVAYMKTYFPGLFNSTQSKKSSAAAFVSTGSLKDKLFERFPARRGGLSKRLNHILLECGVWMHCVAVTAILVTAWVAVKNLPEASNNTEKLLNILLWVFWPSNQAFIVLTIACFTPIKYAIWPPNVGENHDLLQKVHNGPGAPTAFLFRPREEAKRWEERSNPIWGGGLDFVTVYTIWGIWAGLVFIWAWWL; translated from the exons ATGTCACATTCGTGGAACGAGAACGAGGCCATCGGCATCGAGACCTCGACTTGGGTTCGGTCGACGGACGTGTCCCAAGCCAACTATCCCTCCAAGAAAACCAACAGCAAGCACGACAATGAGGAAAAGTTCGACAGGAACGCAATCGACGGCGGTAATTTGCGGGCCCATATCCAAGCCCTTACCGACTCCGAGGAAACGTCCTCGGTTCTTTTCTGTCCTCATATGTGGCAGCGTTACCTTGTGAGGTTCGTCGCGTTTACAGCTACTCTACCGGCGGTGCTTCTGCTATGGGCTGCCTATTACCAGGGACGCACTATTGTCTCTTACTGGACAGGCGATGAGTCAAGCTACATTGCCCTGTCAAGATTGCAAATGCTCTCGGCAACGCTGTTCTTTCTTGTCGAGATTCTGTGGGCCG TTGACCAACTACTCGTTGCGTGGCAAATCAAAAGCTACAGCTTTTTCGGCACCTGGCGTCCTCGTCTTCGGCTGTTGGGCGAGAACAATCTCCCGTCTGTCGATGTGGTTATTTGTATTTGCAAAGAATCGGAAGCTATGGTCTACGGAACAGTTCTTGCTGCTTTCGATCTCGATTATCCTCTCGACAAACTGAGGGTCATTGTAACCGACGATGGCGGAGACAGCGCGGTAGAGAGCGGACTTGCTGCGCTCCGAAGCAGAGTCGGAAATGTATTCTACACCTCGAACTACGGCAAAGCAACGGAGAAGCCTCCTGGAGTCAAAGCCGCCAATCTCAACAATGCCCTTCAGTTCATCGACAGTCTTCCTGGAGGCAGAGCGGAGTTGATCGCCGTGCTGGATGTAGACATGATTCCCGACAGAGCATGGCTCAGAGCAACGATTCCCCATTTTTACCCAGCTGGGGGATATCAGGAGGACGGAAAAGAGATAGGTTTGGTTTGCGGGGTTCAG ACTTTCTACAACATTCCCGACAAcgacccaaccaaccaatcCAATTCTCTCCGTGTCAAATGCTACCACCCCATCCAAGATCAAGCGGGGAAGGGCCAATGCGCCGGGTCAGGCTGGGTCATGCGCCGGAAAGCCCTGGATGACTTACCTGGTGGGCAGTTTCCGACAACCTGTGTCTGCGAGGACTTCTACACGCAGTTTCTTCTGGGCCAAACCAACCACTGGATTACCGCCGCTGTTGCCGAGTATTTGCAATGTGGCCTGGTCCCTGATACCTACCAGGCACAACTCAAGCAATACACTCGCTGGTACCTCAGCAACCTTGCCGTGCAGGACCTTCATCAACTCTCAGGGCACTCCTGGATATCTCTCTTGGAAAAGCTGGTTTGGAAAGCGCCCGTTACCATGgttgggttgatgatgatgcatCTGAAGCCTCACCTCGCCACCCTTCAGCTCatccttttccctctcctctttcttACCAAGACCCCGCTCATTGTTACGTCTCCCGACAGATCAGAGGAGCTGATCCGGTTGCTCAGGATTCATGCCGGTTCGGTATTCTTTTCCTATCTCCATCACGTTCACGTCGGCGTCATGGCAGGGTATAGAGCCTCGATCATGGATTGGGGCATGACAAAGTGGCTAAGCCCGCATTACACAGTTGCTTACATGAAGACATACTTCCCGGGGCTATTCAACTCCACTCAGTCAAAGAAATCCAGCGCCGCTGCCTTCGTCTCAACTGGCAGTCTCAAGGACAAGCTCTTTGAACGCTTTCCAGCGCGGCGGGGAGGCCTGTCGAAGAGACTGAACCACATCCTTCTTGAGTGTGGTGTCTGGATGCACTGTGTGGCTGTCACAGCCATACTCGTCACGGCCTGGGTCGCTGTGAAGAATCTTCCCGAGGCCTCAAACAACACGGAGAAGCTCCTCAATATTCTGCTCTGGGTTTTCTGGCCCTCAAATCAGGCTTTCATTGTTCTTACGATAGCCTGCTTTACTCCGATCAAGTACGCCATTTGGCCCCCCAACGTCGGCGAGAACCATGACTTGCTCCAGAAGGTCCACAACGGACCAGGGGCGCCCACCGCTTTTCTATTCCGCCCCAGAGAGGAGGCAAAGCGCTGGGAGGAGAGAAGTAATCCGAtttggggtggagggctGGATTTCGTGACGGTTTACACCATTTGGGGTATCTGGGCCGGGTTGGTGTTCATTTGGGCCTGGTGGCTCTAG
- a CDS encoding hypothetical protein (EggNog:ENOG503P39G; COG:G), whose amino-acid sequence MSVCWTGPQLSRFPVPRRRRHPRHSSSSLFFSIPCSSNSRDKLIGQVQQLTTAPMETLNERQFDRLEHDFITALHILHYHRVLDAYGHLSVRNPLMRDTFIMSRSMAPALVSSADDLITLTIDGAKPTDTSNQNQLFSERFIHSEIYRQYPSVNAIVHSHCQAVLPFTINRVRLRPCIHLAGFLRPEGCPVFDTRNHEGMRLGPAHSENPPDDGSGSSGLLVKDEFLGRKLAYKFIDTKTTVVLMRGHGFTTVASNLQNVVFQSIYTAQNAAVQKEAIIMQNAAMAVVGTFPTGADPGIHFLSKAEATAASEMCEDTVRRPWALWQREVEVSPLYQNSA is encoded by the coding sequence ATGTCTGTGTGCTGGACAGGGCCTCAGCTTTCCAGGTTTCCGGTCCCCAGACGGCGTCGTCATCCGAGACATTCGTCGTCTtcacttttcttttccatcccTTGCTCATCCAACTCCCGAGATAAACTCATCGGCCAGGTGCAGCAACTGACAACGGCCCCTATGGAGACGCTCAACGAGCGTCAGTTCGACCGGCTCGAACACGACTTCATCACGGCCCTTCATATCCTCCACTACCACCGTGTTCTCGATGCGTACGGCCACCTCTCTGTTCGAAATCCCCTAATGAGAGATACCTTCATAATGTCCCGCAGCATGGCCCCTGCCTTGGTCTCCAGCGCTGATGATCTGATAACCCTGACCATCGACGGGGCCAAGCCGACAGACACGTCAAACCAAAACCAGCTGTTTAGCGAAAGGTTCATTCACTCGGAAATTTACAGGCAGTACCCGAGTGTCAACGCCATTGTGCACAGTCATTGTCAGGCTGTGTTGCCATTCACCATCAATCGAGTACGACTACGGCCGTGTATCCACCTCGCTGGTTTCCTCCGTCCTGAAGGATGCCCTGTATTTGACACCAGGAATCATGAGGGGATGAGGCTGGGGCCGGCTCACTCCGAAAATCCACCAGATGATGGGAGTGGGAGCAGCGGCTTGCTGGTCAAAGACGAGTTTCTGGGCCGGAAATTAGCCTACAAGTTTATCGACACGAAAACAACCGTGGTGCTCATGAGAGGGCACGGCTTTACTACTGTGGCCTCCAACCTACAAAATGTCGTCTTCCAGTCGATATATACGGCCCAAAATGCCGCGGTGCAAAAGGAGGCCATCATCATGCAAAATGCCGCCATGGCCGTGGTAGGCACCTTTCCGACCGGTGCAGATCCAGGTATTCATTTTTTGAGCAAAGCAGAAGCCACGGCGGCATCGGAAATGTGCGAGGACACCGTCAGGAGACCTTGGGCTCTTTGGCAAAGAGAAGTGGAGGTCTCTCCGCTATATCAGAATAGTGCATAA
- a CDS encoding hypothetical protein (COG:S; EggNog:ENOG503NYUW) has translation MAPRPARRSARGVRKNYNEASSIVLDDDEEPIQVPDNDRDIDDDLGSGSNGVPDFDADGHGADDDPSSDGDEVDEDGNPKTTTASKYQQKGKRNAGAGMIQSRKGFHDIPHYPLETRIVTRVYAGPLRRYARYSALRDSMYGPEIPRIRVIWALETKWSAFPVLPPKAGASEVRGIMPSPWVPQGFEKNQTLAASKWYEGYHLHCPVEELQVCHHVAAHQGESLVPNANGELVTLLGPWDRQREFILPRRGSLEIAENGSPFTEDDIVTDGEEARSRGWMIDVGGIPLAIAWAPFFLRNNRQVLAVATIPFSDQDSSLVVEENSGNHNATSEIQGSVQFWEFAAEEDSSKEGMATPAKRPSRLLGAKCFSWGRPKRMQFCPVPMDESASPSTNGILAVLCSDGRVRVIDCKAIHEDQVPDYACMEAPMVTFGQDNDYNVEVTCLTWANTNRLALGHSDGSITLWSVYPKTLLQRHGAHTTYVIDICSAYPSNPYLVASVPVGGCATLTDMSHPSSEFTYFPVPAISFQPNLLCWNESMQGFMALYPSSTPNTTIAFLHHRFFAQARSICTGPNTLTCVSVGTTHPFILVGCADGSVFACNALQKLFKQKGEPLRKLKIFEHEYRPVVATRSSQGNSIRGAVRILQGYLPEVNDDPRTEKRKEMDRKKRLEREKKSKYTASGKKKGRPKKNAGLEPEQPEEEHDLEGELQEKLASRVVIHEPLTRVTAVAWNPNTNFSCWAACAMASGIIKVMDLGVEDFRA, from the exons ATGGCGCCTCGACCAGCTCGACGAAGCGCGAGGGGTGTGAGGAAAAACTACAATGAGGCAAGCAGCATTGTGctcgatgacgacgaggagccGATTCAGGTCCCGGATAACGACAGGGATATCGACGACGACCTTGGCTCCGGATCCAACGGTGTACCTGACTTTGACGCAGACGGCCATGGCGCAGACGATGACCCCAGTAgcgatggcgatgaggtAGACGAGGATGGGAATCCAAAAACGACCACAGCTTCAAAGTATCAACAAAAAGGGAAGCGGAATGCCGGTGCCGGCATGATACAGTCTCGCAAAGGCTTCCACGACATCCCCCACTACCCTTTGGAAACGCGTATCGTGACCCGCGTGTATGCCGGTCCGCTTAGACGCTATGCTCGCTATTCGGCCCTCAGAGATTCCATGTACGGTCCTGAGATCCCTCGCATCAGAGTTATTTGGGCTTTGGAAACCAAATGGAGCGCCTTCCCCGTTCTGCCTCCCAAAGCCGGCGCTTCAGAAGTCAGAGGCATCATGCCGAGCCCTTGGGTTCCGCAAGGCTTTGAGAAGAACCAGACATTAGCAGCATCAAAGTGGTATGAGGGGTACCACCTTCATTGTCCCGTTGAGGAGCTCCAGGTCTGCCATCACGTTGCCGCCCACCAGGGGGAAAGTCTGGTACCAAACGCAAATGGAGAGCTGGTGACGCTGCTGGGGCCATGGGATCGCCAGCGAGAGTTTATTCTGCCTCGGCGCGGAAGCTTGGAGATAGCAGAAAACGGTTCGCCATTTACAGAGGATGATATCGTCACagatggtgaagaagctCGATCGAGAGGGTGGATGATTGATGTTGGGGGCATTCCTCTGGCCATAGCTTGGGCACCTTTCTTCCTCAGGAACAACAGACAGGTCCTTGCGGTAGCTACCATCCCTTTCTCGGACCAAGATTCGTCCCTCGTCGTCGAAGAGAATTCCGGCAACCATAATGCTACTTCGGAGATCCAAGGATCTGTCCAGTTTTGGGAATTCGCTGCTGAAGAAGACAGCAGCAAGGAAGGGATGGCAACGCCTGCCAAACGACCTTCCCGTCTTTTGGGGGCAAAGTGCTTTTCGTGGGGCCGGCCCAAGCGTATGCAATTTTGTCCAGTCCCCATGGACGAGTCCGCGTCGCCTTCAACCAACGGCATTCTTGCCGTGCTGTGCAGCGATGGAAGAGTCCGCGTCATAGATTGTAAGGCGATCCATGAAGATCAAGTACCCGATTACG CTTGTATGGAGGCACCGATGGTCACGTTTGGACAGGACAATGACTACAACGTTGAGGTTACCTGCCTAACCTGGGCTAACACGAACCGCCTCGCGCTTGGTCACAGTGATGGATCAATCACGCTGTGGTCAGTCTATCCCAAGACGCTGCTGCAGCGCCACGGTGCTCACACGACCTACGTTATCGACATCTGCTCGGCCTATCCGTCGAATCCATATCTGGTCGCCTCCGTCCCCGTGGGCGGCTGCGCGACTTTGACCGACATGTCACACCCCAGCTCCGAGTTCACCTACTTCCCGGTTCCGGCGATTAGCTTCCAGCCCAATCTGCTCTGTTGGAACGAGTCGATGCAAGGCTTCATGGCGCTGTACCCCTCGTCCactcccaacaccaccattgCGTTTCTCCATCATCGCTTCTTCGCCCAGGCCCGCAGCATCTGCACCGGTCCCAACACGCTAACCTGTGTCTCGGTTGGCACGACGCATCCTTTTATTCTTGTCGGCTGCGCAGATGGGTCGGTCTTCGCTTGCAACGCACTGCAGAAGTTGTTTAAGCAGAAAGGGGAACCACTGAGGAAACTCAAGATCTTTGAGCATGAATACAGACCAGTCGTCGCTACTCGGAGCAGCCAGGGCAATTCCATCCGCGGTGCAGTTCGGATACTCCAGGGATACTTGCCCGAGGTCAACGATGACCCGCGAacagaaaagagaaaagaaatggACCGtaagaagaggttggagagggagaaaaaGAGCAAGTACACGGCCAgcgggaagaagaagggtagGCCCAAGAAGAATGCTGGTCTCGAACCTGAACAGCCTGAAGAGGAGCACGACCTTGAAGGGGAGCTGCAGGAAAAGCTCGCGTCCAGGGTCGTAATCCACGAGCCACTGACCAGAGTCACGGCCGTTGCGTGGAACCCGAATACTAACTTCAGTTGCTGGGCTGCCTGCGCCATGGCTTCCGGCATCATCAAAGTCATGGACCTGGGCGTGGAAGACTTCAGAGCGTAA
- a CDS encoding hypothetical protein (COG:T; EggNog:ENOG503NVEP), translating to MPGPAKQNPGTTGPGSGSGSGSGLRKRRPSLTETIVQTATDIEHRLELLLFDQLEPWRRDNPSILRGYRPTSYSFRASFRSLFYLHNESVNIWSHLLGAFFSVILATYLYRLIHPRFDTASSADILVFSCFFAGAFLCLGMSATYHAISNHSDKVAKWGNKLDYTGIVFLIVGSYVPALWYGFWCEPGKLTVYLGAICLLGSGCIMVSWFDHFRTPAWRPYRALMFVSLGLSGVLPIIHALITLYTYDELNKRMGLNWVIFQGALYIFGAFLYAARFPERRFPGKFDIFGSSHQLFHIFVLLAAASHLYGMTKAFDFHHSTGVGALCAS from the exons ATGCCCGGCCCCGCCAAACAAAATCCCGGCACCACCGGTCcaggctccggctccggctccggctccggcctCCGCAAACGCcgcccctccctcaccgaaACCATCGTCCAAACCGCCACCGACATCGAGCACAGGCTcgaactcctcctcttcgacCAACTTGAGCCATGGCGCCGCgacaacccctccatcctccgcgGCTACCGCCCAACCTCGTACTCCTTCCGCGCCTCCTTCAGGTCGTTGTTTTACCTCCACAACGAATCAGTCAACATCTGGTCTCACCTCCTCGGCGCCTTCTTTTCCGTCATTCTGGCCACATACCTGTATCGGTTGATTCACCCCCGCTTTGAcaccgcctcctcggccgacATCTTGGTGTTTTCCTGCTTTTTCGCGGGCGCCTTCTTGTGCCTGGGGATGAGCGCGACGTACCATGCGATTAGCAACCACTCGGACAAGGTGGCCAAGTGGGGGAACAAGCTCGACTACACCGGCATCGTTTTCTTGATAGTGGGGAGTTACGTGCCGGCGCTGTGGTATGGGTTTTGGTGCGAGCCTGGGAAGCTGACGGTGTATCTGGGAGCG ATCTGCCTCTTAGGCTCTGGCTGCATCATGGTATCGTGGTTCGACCACTTCCGCACTCCCGCTTGGAGGCCTTACCGTGCCCTCATGTTCGTGTCTTTGGGTCTCTCAGGGGTATTGCCTATTATCCATGCGTTAATCACTCTCTACACATACGACGAGCTTAACAAAAGAATGGGTCTTAACTGGGTCATCTTCCAAGGGGCGTTGTATATTTTTGGGGCGTTCCTGTATGCG GCTCGTTTCCCAGAGCGTCGCTTCCCAGGAAAGTTTGACATCTTTGGAAGTTCTCATCAGCTTTTCCACATCTTTGTCTTGCTTGCCGCGGCCTCGCATTTATACGGAATGACAAAGGCTTTTGACTTTCACCATTCTACCGGTGTCGGAGCATTGTGTGCTTCATGA
- a CDS encoding hypothetical protein (EggNog:ENOG503PDA8) — protein MAGSVFALSLLGLGAVQAAPSAPTVETRQIWIGDGGGVFWPGPDQPVAPCLENGSGAPQAPCLLPPIPGDVTLPPGFYLPPKDKRDAESVDKRQIWIGDGGSQFIPGQGPLKPCLVTIPLKGQPPCLLGPILTVPKNKRGVEVRQTLIIGGPPGSLNPGNPGLPGGGMPVCLPSVPLDQQPPCMLPPISGGGGGLILPPNWPAPSFPPREKREAEAPKPPKLTLPPDYATNTKQVIVRLEARLVALQNKKYKTKQDIELIKDLKEALLYLAGITNISAPPGTGTSFTPGKRSEDVFQLLPPDYITNTKKVIETLQRELIVLQNKRRKTKDDIAKIQAIKDALLYLAGITHISAPPGSGSTFTPGKRDTFKLPPDATTNPKRVIEQLEKELIALQNKRHKTKEDLQLIADYKAALLYLAGITNISAPPGSGSTFTPGKRDVFKLPPDATTNPKRVIQQLETELIALQNKPNKSKADYELIADYKAALLYLAGITNISAPPGSGSTFTPGKRDAVFKLPPDAATNPKKFIVQIEKDLVLLQNKKNKSKADLELIAAYKAALQYLAGITNISAPPGTGTSFTPGKRDVIFKLPPDAATNPKKFIVQIEKDLVVLQNKKNKTKEDYQLIAAYKAALKHLAGITNISAPPGSETSFTPGKRSPVVDVNAVGAYEKLCPNIKGAQDALQQMLLKDQLTAEEMVVVRALINFLRGCGVEPGEGPSYGPILTVPKRNTPVLSAEFDLAGLEEAYKELLTTAQLATAAGQPSFANWITLSTIADILELYGVKVDRSLHVFTPLPKRQADSITIGGRTCKVIDILGLRAALAALQIAYGEDVTKAPTTILLIQQVIVTALQLCGQSVPGWTVIVPGNPVPGGPIVPQPTVPGGPLVPEPNVPGSPVVPQPTIPGGPLVPEPYVPGAPIVPQPTIPGGPLKPSDKRQAPGLSNATELLAALNILEKAYGTYGSGTIPVPVWLIMVNLVTILQTIPGTVVPGWPVLGQGSVVLTPSP, from the coding sequence ATGGCCGGATCTGTCTTCGCCCTGTCCCTTCTCGGCCTGGGCGCCGTTCAGGCTGCTCCATCGGCCCCGACTGTGGAGACCCGGCAAATCTGGAtcggagatggtggaggcgTGTTCTGGCCCGGCCCCGATCAACCCGTTGCACCCTGTCTCGAGAACGGCTCCGGCGCCCCTCAGGCTCcatgcctcctcccacctaTCCCTGGTGATGTTACCCTTCCACCCGGATTCTACCTCCCTCCCAAGGACAAGAGAGACGCCGAGTCGGTCGATAAACGTCAGATTTGGATTGGCGATGGCGGATCCCAGTTCATCCCAGGACAAGGCCCTCTCAAGCCTTGCTTGGTGACAATCCCCCTCAAAGGTCAGCCGCCGTGCTTGTTGGGACCAATCCTCACCGTGCCCAAGAACAAGAGAGGCGTCGAAGTCCGCCAGACACTCATCATCGGAGGCCCTCCGGGCTCTTTGAACCCTGGCAACCCAGGCCTTCCCGGGGGTGGCATGCCCGTCTGCCTGCCGTCTGTGCCGCTTGACCAGCAGCCTCCATGCATGCTTCCGCCCAtcagcggcggcggtggcgggcTCATCCTGCCTCCCAACTGGCCTGCCCCGAGTTTCCCGCCCAGAGAGAAGCGGGAAGCCGAGGCCCCTAAGCCACCCAAGCTTACCCTCCCGCCTGACTATGCGACCAACACCAAGCAGGTGATTGTGCGACTGGAGGCCCGCCTCGTCGCCTTGCAGAATAAAAAGTACAAGACCAAGCAGGACATCGAGTTGATCAAGGATCTCAAGGAGGCTCTGCTCTACTTGGCtggcatcaccaacatctcAGCACCCCCTGGTACCGGTACTTCTTTTACCCCAGGAAAGCGCAGCGAGGACGTCTTCCAGCTCCTGCCCCCCGActacatcaccaacaccaagaaggtCATCGAGACGCTGCAGAGGGAGCTGATCGTGCTGCAGAACAAGAGGCGCAAGACCAAGGATGACATCGCTAAAATCCAGGCTATCAAGGATGCGCTTCTCTACCTAGCCGGCATTACTCACATTTCAGCTCCCCCCGGGTCTGGCAGCACCTTCACTCCCGGGAAGCGTGATACCTTCAAGCTCCCCCCTGACGCCACGACCAACCCCAAGAGGGTGATCGAacagctggagaaggagctgatCGCCTTGCAGAACAAGAGGcacaagaccaaggaggatCTCCAGCTCATCGCTGATTACAAGGCAGCTCTCCTCTATCTGGCCGGCATCACCAATATCTCGGCCCCCCCTGGATCTGGGAGCACCTTCACTCCCGGCAAACGTGATGTCTTCAAGCTTCCCCCCGATGctaccaccaaccccaagcgCGTCATTCAACAGCTTGAGACAGAGTTGATCGCCTTGCAGAACAAGCCGAACAAGTCCAAGGCCGACTACGAACTCATCGCCGACTACAAGGCCGCACTTCTTTACTTGGccggcatcaccaacatctcGGCGCCCCCCGGGTCAGGCTCCACTTTTACCCCTGGCAAGCGTGATGCCGTGTTCAAGCTTCCCCCTGATGCTGCCACGAACCCCAAGAAGTTCATTGTGCAGATCGAGAAGGACCTTGTGCTTCTTcagaacaagaagaacaagtCCAAGGCGGACCTCGAGCTTATTGCTGCCTACAAGGCTGCCCTCCAGTACTTGGCCGGGATCACCAACATCTCGGCCCCCCCTGGGACTGGAACGAGCTTCACCCCGGGCAAGCGCGACGTGATCTTCAAGCTCCCGCCTGATGCTGCTACCAACCCCAAGAAGTTCATTGTTCAAATTGAGAAGGACTTGGTGGTCCTGcagaacaagaagaacaagaccaaggaggatTACCAGCTGATTGCTGCTTACAAGGCTGCTCTTAAGCACCTTGccggcatcaccaacatTTCCGCGCCGCCTGGGTCAGAGACTTCTTTCACTCCCGGCAAGCGCTCGCCTGTGGTTGATGTCAATGCCGTTGGCGCTTATGAGAAGCTTTGCCCCAACATCAAGGGTGCCCAGGATGCCCTCCAACAGATGCTGCTCAAGGACCAACTCACTGCCGAAGAGATGGTTGTCGTCCGGGCGCTTATCAACTTCCTCAGGGGATGCGGCGTTGAGCCCGGCGAGGGTCCCAGTTATGGCCCTATCTTGACGGTTCCAAAGCGCAACACCCCGGTGCTCTCTGCCGAGTTCGACCTTGCCGGTCTCGAGGAGGCTTACAAGGAGCTTCTCACCACGGCACAGCTCGCTACTGCTGCCGGCCAGCCCTCCTTCGCCAACTGGATCACTCTCTCTACCATTGCTGACATCCTCGAGCTGTATGGCGTGAAGGTCGACCGCTCCCTTCACGTTTTCACCCCTCTGCCGAAGCGCCAAGCCGACAGCATCACCATTGGTGGCCGGACATGCAAGGTGATTGACATTCTTGGCCTCCGCGCTGCCCTTGCGGCTCTCCAGATTGCCTACGGTGAGGACGTCACCAAggctcccaccaccatcctcctcattcAACAAGTCATTGTCACCGCGCTTCAACTCTGCGGCCAGTCAGTTCCGGGCTGGACCGTCATCGTCCCTGGCAATCCCGTCCCTGGTGGTCCCATTGTTCCCCAGCCCACTGTCCCCGGCGGACCTTTGGTTCCCGAGCCAAACGTCCCCGGGTCGCCTGTCGTTCCCCAGCCCACAATCCCCGGTGGTCCTTTGGTTCCTGAGCCATACGTCCCCGGCGCGCCCATCGTTCCTCAGCCTACCATTCCGGGTGGTCCACTCAAGCCTTCGGACAAGAGGCAGGCTCCTGGTCTGAGCAACGCGACAGAACTTCTTGCTGCACTCAACATCCTCGAAAAGGCATACGGCACATACGGCAGCGGAACAATCCCGGTGCCTGTTTGGTTGATCATGGTGAATTTGGTGACGATTCTGCAGACGATTCCGGGAACGGTGGTGCCCGGGTGGCCAGTCTTGGGACAGGGTAGCGTTGTTTTGACTCCGTCTCCTTAG
- the SKS1 gene encoding Serine/threonine protein kinase (COG:T; EggNog:ENOG503NURV), producing MQHVPMFGYPTPPASPAFGQRCAIPNQYLAAHHQQPRYVPVAPEERLGKFITPSLQLTGIAGTGAYGVVYSAVDIHTNVRYAVKCLSKFNADGTPLDRRQVAFQTREIKLHYTASAHPNVVSMLKIIDFPDCTYVILEYCPEGDLFYNITECGRYVGKDELAKRVFLQILDAVEHCHNLGIYHRDLKPENILVSDQGETVKLADFGLAIASERSDDYGCGSTFYMSPECLDHSSRRPFYYCAPNDVWSLGVVLVNLTCGRNPWKQASYEDSTYRAYARSQDFLKTILPVSDELNDILGRIFTRNPDQRITLSELRARILACSRFTEQPTAQVLSTPPASPGHTTVYVADGSAIEDDDDEFDYDEPLSPASSDGESTCSSDEGSLTSSCSSIGDLEEDEDDLFEDIPEAKTPPIYEAPEELRVVAYHPQQEYMHPVHPVQPLHAPVQPVCAPPKFQQLHQYVWDMLKFAQPPQLHHPVPFHHQVPLFAMQGCY from the exons ATGCAGCATGTTCCAATGTTCGGATATCCCACTccgccagcatcaccagcatTCGGTCAGAGGTGTGCCATTCCAAACCAGTATCTTGccgcccaccaccagcaaccgcGATATGTGCCCGTTGCCCCCGAGGAGAGGTTAGGAAAGTTCATCACGCCCTCGCTCCAGCTGACGGGCATCGCGGGGACCGGCGCGTATGGCGTCGTCTACTCTGCTGTCGACATCCACACCAATGTTCGTTATGCCGTCAAGTGCCTTAGCAAGTTCAATGCCGACGGGACCCCGCTGGATCGTCGTCAAGTCGCCTTTCAGACCAGGGAGATCAAGCTTCACTACACCGCCTCAGCCCATCCCAACGTAGTGTCCATGCtcaagatcatcgactttccTGACTGCACCTACGTTATCCTCGAGTACTGCCCCGAAGGTGACCTGTTTTACAACATCACCGAGTGCGGCCGCTATGTTGGTAAGGATGAACTGGCCAAGAGGGTTTTCCTCCAGATCCTGGACGCCGTGGAGCACTGCCACAACCTGGGGATTTATCACCGGGACCTGAAGCCGGAAAACATTCTGGTATCTGACCAAGGAGAGACTGTCAAGCTGGCAGATTTTGGCCTGGCCATTGCCTCGGAGCGGTCCGATGATTACGGCTGCGGCTCAACCTTTTACATGTCGCCAG aATGCCTGGACCACTCGTCAAGGAGACCTTTTTATTATTGTGCCCCCAATGACGTCTGGAGCCTTGGCGTCGTCCTGGTGAACCTCACCTGCGGGCGCAACCCGTGGAAGCAGGCATCCTATGAAGACTCTACTTACCGTGCCTACGCGAGAAGCCAGGATTTTCTCAAGACTATCCTTCCCGTATCGGACGAGTTGAACGACATCCTTGGAAGGATTTTTACCCGGAACCCGGATCAGAGAATTACCCTCTCCGAACTGCGGGCGAGGATACTCGCCTGCTCCCGGTTCACCGAACAACCGACAGCACAGGTTCTGTCGACGCCGCCGGCCTCGCCGGGGCACACCACCGTTTACGTTGCCGATGGATCGGCTAttgaagacgacgacgacgaattCGACTACGATGAGCCGCTCTCCCCTGCTTCGTCAGACGGAGAGTCGACATGCTCGTCCGACGAAGGATCACTCACCTCGTCATGCTCAAGCATCGGAGAcctcgaggaggacgaagacgacTTGTTCGAGGACATCCCAGAGGCCAAGACCCCGCCCATCTACGAGGCACCAGAGGAACTCAGAGTTGTGGCCTACCACCCCCAACAGGAGTATATGCATCCAGTGCATCCAGTGCAGCCCTTGCATGCCCCTGTCCAGCCGGTATGCGCGCCACCAAAGTTCCAACAGTTGCACCAGTATGTCTGGGACATGTTGAAGTTTGCTCAACCACCGCAGCTCCACCACCCGGTTCCATTCCATCATCAGGTTCCCTTGTTTGCCATGCAAGGTTGCTACTAA